The sequence below is a genomic window from Fibrobacter sp. UWB10.
CAGAGTGCTTCAATTTACAAACAGGGTCGGGAAAAGTATAATCAAATATACTGAACATGCGGTAAAAACCACGACAAAAGCAGATATATAAGCAATGATTTGCATTTTACCATACCCTTTTCGATGATATTTCCTGCCAAAGAAAATGGATGCGCCCGCACTGATGCAAGTCAAAAGCGATGTGAAGAAAAAACGGATAAAAACATCAGCATTCAAGTATGCAGGAATAACGAGGTAACTCGTACTTTTCCCTGGCATACGGCAAATCACAGTCGCACCTTTAGGTACGTAATCTCCGACAGTAAAAAAGCCATTACTACCTAAAAATACTATGAGAAAACCAATTAGAAAGCATCCTATTCCCAAAATAATATTTTGTTTTTTATACTCATCTAATTTAAACATTGTTTTCTCTTCCTAAAATTCAATTCAACGTAGATATCCGTGGGTATGTAGAAACGTATAGAAAATTAATTTCTGTTTTGAATATACATTATTTTGCGGAGTCGCAAACATTTTTATGAAGAAAATGTAAAAGAGTCTATTCCGCTTTTCACCTAGTGTAAAGCGCTTTTGCGCGAGGTTTCTTGAGGATAATTTGTCCGATGTGGCGGGTGAAAATCGTTTTTATATTTCGTCGTGTGAACCCCGATAAGAAGTCCGACTTGGAGGCTTAAGATGATTTGTTTGAACGACTACTTGTTCTCTGGAAACACGGTGCTGAAAATTTTGCATCAGTATTCGAATGACCTTAGGAATGGTGCGAAGGAAACGCGCAACAGCATTGATCTTGCACACTCGAATTTTCTGATTCAGATTATCGAATTACTCGAACACAACGACTTCTTGACCTCGCAGTCTCAACGAATAAAAGAGTTCTACAAGTTCATGACAAGGGAATATCCCTTCCTTGCCTTTACGTTCAAGGGACGCATCAAGTCTTTGATTCGTGCCGAAGAAAAATTCAACGGCTATATCCTTGAATTTGTCTACAATTATTACAAAAAGAATGGAGTGTTTCCGTCCGAAGCAGAAATTAAAAGCCAACTGAATTTCCGCGATTTGATTGCCTACCGTATCGTGATCTCGATGCCGGTTTGCCATATCAAGAAAGGCGAAGACAGAAGCGAAGTTGAACGGAAGTATTTGTATGAAATCGCAAATGCTCTGCCTGAATTCCTTGAAGAACGTGGATTTACTCCAGAAATTTCAAGACATAAGGATGGCGGCCATTGCGACTTGCTAAAAGATGAAGTTCAGCCGTATTATCATGACTCTGTGGCGACTCCGCGAACATCCGGTTATCAATCGTTGCATATAACGATGTATGATAATCTTGCACGTTGCTACACGGAAGTTCAATTGCGTACAAAGGATATGGATGACTTCGCTGAAATCGGTGAGGCGAATCATTTTGGTTACGAAAAAACGCAAGAAACGCGGCGCTCCAAGCATGACCAGATTCCGAGCGGCGAGTGCGTTTATTTTGACGAGGCGTATGAACGCCTTGTGAAGTTGCAGGAACTTGAACTTGCAAAAATCGACGTGAACATGTTCAAGGCCATCAACAATCAGTTAATTAACGATGGCTGCGGATTGTTCAGAGGCCGCCAAATCTTGCCGTTTGAACACCTGTCAAGGTTCCAGAATGATCTGATTGATTAAGGATTACGGATATTTCGCACCGGGAATATCCTTCAGGATTTCTTTCACGGAAAGAATATAAAAATGCCCAGCAGAACCCTCAAAACCATTTTTACGTATTTCATACATTTAATATAGGTTAAAAAGGCGGAAAGTCAAAAATTTTTTTGCCGCGAAGGAATGCTTAAAAGCTAATGTTAAATTGAAATTTTGATTTCAAACAGTTGGTTTGCAAGCCCGACCGTTGGTTCGAAATCGGCAATCTTCTTGAACCCGTATTTTTCGTATAGGCCGTGGTGCTCGCT
It includes:
- a CDS encoding guanosine polyphosphate pyrophosphohydrolase, which gives rise to MICLNDYLFSGNTVLKILHQYSNDLRNGAKETRNSIDLAHSNFLIQIIELLEHNDFLTSQSQRIKEFYKFMTREYPFLAFTFKGRIKSLIRAEEKFNGYILEFVYNYYKKNGVFPSEAEIKSQLNFRDLIAYRIVISMPVCHIKKGEDRSEVERKYLYEIANALPEFLEERGFTPEISRHKDGGHCDLLKDEVQPYYHDSVATPRTSGYQSLHITMYDNLARCYTEVQLRTKDMDDFAEIGEANHFGYEKTQETRRSKHDQIPSGECVYFDEAYERLVKLQELELAKIDVNMFKAINNQLINDGCGLFRGRQILPFEHLSRFQNDLID